The proteins below come from a single Archangium lipolyticum genomic window:
- a CDS encoding metallophosphoesterase family protein — MTTKTPRGTSRSDHPVAYLTDVEGIWEKLTSFCQDNPHVSLEGERLVVRPGSTFVFGGDAIDRGPDGRRVVRTLLEAWRQQPSQVVLLAGNRDINKLRLVRELRGHPLARTPAEMREAPRPVLLRWIFENTMGARGAFEFRQEELERSGGPVSEEDVVDSFLEDLGPGGLLRDYLTACQLVHRIGNTLFVHGGVHEDSLGVVPARGRVEGVDAWGEALNGWYREQLQAFAEGRFEPGGTPAWEPVIAYQAPTPGKRINTASVVYGRMADEVNHPGLPSRALIETLARSGIHRLVVGHTPSGDCPSVLREEDFELILADNSYGRVEGASRVFLREDSVYVEGRAKLDDGRLEQVGFQLALGDTSSPIGRQLRDTGQLVKGPLESGDWLLFRALPKYSMEQLSVAPSALTGRGLGPARAHSD, encoded by the coding sequence ATGACGACGAAGACCCCACGGGGAACGAGCAGGTCCGACCACCCGGTCGCGTACCTCACGGACGTGGAGGGGATCTGGGAGAAGCTGACCAGCTTCTGCCAGGACAACCCCCACGTGTCGCTCGAAGGGGAGCGGTTGGTGGTGCGGCCGGGCTCGACGTTCGTCTTCGGCGGGGATGCCATCGACCGGGGTCCGGATGGGCGCCGGGTGGTGCGGACGCTCCTGGAGGCCTGGCGCCAGCAGCCGTCACAGGTGGTGCTGCTGGCGGGCAACCGGGACATCAACAAGCTGCGCCTGGTGCGCGAGCTGAGGGGTCATCCCCTGGCGCGGACCCCCGCGGAGATGCGCGAGGCCCCACGGCCCGTGCTCCTGCGGTGGATCTTCGAGAACACCATGGGAGCACGCGGGGCCTTCGAGTTCCGCCAGGAAGAGCTGGAGCGCTCCGGCGGGCCGGTAAGTGAAGAGGACGTGGTGGACAGCTTCCTCGAGGATCTCGGTCCCGGGGGGCTGCTGCGCGACTACCTCACCGCCTGTCAGCTGGTGCACCGCATCGGCAACACGCTCTTCGTTCACGGTGGTGTGCACGAGGACAGTCTGGGCGTGGTGCCGGCGCGAGGCCGGGTGGAGGGCGTGGACGCCTGGGGAGAGGCCCTCAACGGCTGGTACCGCGAGCAGCTCCAGGCTTTCGCCGAGGGGCGCTTCGAGCCGGGCGGTACTCCTGCCTGGGAGCCGGTCATCGCCTACCAGGCGCCCACGCCGGGAAAGCGGATCAATACCGCCAGCGTGGTGTACGGGCGCATGGCCGATGAGGTCAACCATCCCGGCCTGCCCTCACGGGCCCTCATCGAGACGCTGGCGCGCTCGGGCATCCATCGGCTGGTGGTGGGCCACACCCCGAGCGGGGATTGCCCCTCGGTGCTCCGCGAGGAGGACTTCGAGCTCATCCTCGCGGACAACTCCTACGGCCGGGTGGAGGGGGCCTCACGGGTCTTCCTCCGCGAGGACAGCGTGTACGTGGAAGGCCGGGCGAAGCTGGACGACGGACGGCTGGAGCAGGTGGGTTTCCAACTCGCGCTTGGAGACACCTCCAGTCCCATCGGCCGGCAGCTGCGCGACACCGGGCAGCTGGTGAAGGGGCCTCTGGAGAGCGGGGACTGGCTGCTGTTCCGCGCGTTGCCGAAGTACAGCATGGAGCAGCTCTCGGTGGCCCCGAGTGCCCTCACGGGGCGGGGACTGGGTCCCGCGCGGGCACACAGCGATTGA
- a CDS encoding PQQ-binding-like beta-propeller repeat protein has product MIRFRIGHRWKREPADPPHDSVALELDGVNLLPGAVEESLAETVPALVEAVAALYAGGRRLAQVSLAEAHLELVLRRSGADIELQVASLSRPARLLRPPLRVDAEELAEAARECGQDFLGELRRVAPRRLTKAHEQGLERALGQLEGAFHPPEELKPQPFTRRVAPPTLPGFGFALDDPDDVLRRSAREKGPALASLLCPGEVWLTLPERPVAWRALGPPFLTALELARQAADLARAVELGEPRFAFEPAGLRPELTLDLKTGQARLGGATFALSGEALVAAMYHLGQALAVALSERERALSSNPYLVELRDRCQEGLSHLRGAVQPPEESGAALARTVTSPGATRPLKVPGRLRRLRFQNLWEQRKLSDADQGRLMLGRQGLVYSSPRMACAFDRKGGKQLWRRAATHGVAASTDGYSLGASAVRICGFQGKGIGARWLHDHDGMRIGPVLLRQDGLLLTLSDDRVALAYNEMTGREMWRLAPPRTRRSHLGIQAHRALLATDSGYLYGLDLADGQVRFRVSASLPFLGPPVPWGRRFVAMLGQGSHFALLLADAHTGEAAWTYEMSLSLPSAPLPSGKRLYVAGELEGEGVLLCLDATGQTRWQRALHMGPGPFALARLPGGVLVTSALGAAARLTEEGEVEWRLGAAGEQLSRALPPVLSRGVVLVAGERVRAVDPDSGNVLAEVRAGAGLMALQADAQLNLYFLDELGTISAYKLVSHFAVVEN; this is encoded by the coding sequence ATGATCCGCTTTCGCATCGGACATCGGTGGAAGCGCGAACCCGCGGACCCGCCGCACGATTCCGTCGCGCTCGAGCTTGACGGGGTGAATCTGCTGCCGGGCGCGGTCGAGGAATCGCTCGCGGAGACGGTCCCGGCGCTGGTGGAGGCCGTGGCCGCGCTGTACGCGGGAGGCCGGAGGCTCGCGCAGGTGTCGCTGGCGGAGGCGCACCTGGAGCTGGTGCTGCGACGTTCAGGAGCGGACATCGAGCTACAGGTGGCGAGCCTGTCGCGGCCGGCCCGGCTGCTGCGGCCGCCGTTGCGGGTGGACGCGGAGGAGCTGGCCGAGGCGGCCCGGGAGTGCGGCCAGGACTTCCTGGGGGAGCTCCGGCGGGTGGCCCCCCGGAGGCTGACCAAGGCCCACGAGCAGGGGCTGGAGCGGGCGCTGGGGCAGCTGGAGGGGGCGTTCCACCCCCCGGAGGAGCTGAAGCCCCAGCCCTTCACCCGGCGTGTGGCCCCCCCTACCCTGCCCGGCTTCGGCTTCGCGCTGGACGACCCGGATGACGTGCTGCGGCGCTCGGCGAGGGAGAAGGGCCCGGCGCTGGCCTCGCTGCTGTGCCCGGGAGAGGTGTGGCTGACGCTGCCGGAGCGCCCGGTGGCGTGGCGGGCACTGGGGCCGCCCTTCCTCACCGCGTTGGAGCTGGCGCGGCAGGCGGCGGACCTGGCCCGGGCGGTGGAGCTGGGCGAGCCGCGCTTCGCCTTCGAGCCCGCGGGCCTCCGGCCGGAGCTGACGTTGGACCTGAAGACGGGACAGGCCCGGCTGGGAGGAGCCACCTTCGCGTTGTCGGGAGAGGCCCTGGTGGCGGCGATGTACCACCTGGGGCAGGCCCTGGCGGTGGCGCTGTCCGAGCGGGAGCGGGCCCTGTCGAGCAACCCGTACCTGGTGGAGCTGAGGGATCGCTGCCAGGAGGGACTCTCGCACCTGCGCGGAGCGGTGCAGCCTCCCGAGGAGAGCGGTGCGGCGCTGGCGCGGACGGTGACGTCTCCGGGGGCCACCCGCCCACTGAAGGTGCCGGGGCGCCTGCGCCGCCTGCGCTTCCAGAACCTGTGGGAGCAACGCAAGCTGTCGGACGCGGACCAGGGGCGGCTGATGCTGGGGCGCCAGGGGCTGGTGTACTCGTCGCCGCGGATGGCATGCGCCTTCGATCGCAAGGGAGGCAAGCAGCTGTGGCGGCGGGCGGCGACCCATGGCGTGGCGGCCTCGACGGACGGCTACAGCCTCGGGGCGAGCGCCGTGCGCATCTGCGGCTTCCAGGGAAAGGGAATCGGCGCGCGCTGGCTGCACGACCACGACGGCATGCGCATCGGCCCGGTACTGCTGCGGCAGGACGGGCTGCTGCTCACGCTGTCGGATGATCGGGTCGCCCTGGCCTACAACGAGATGACGGGCCGGGAGATGTGGCGCCTGGCGCCTCCGCGCACGCGGCGCAGCCACCTGGGAATCCAGGCCCACCGCGCGCTGCTGGCGACGGACTCGGGGTACCTGTACGGGTTGGATCTGGCGGATGGACAGGTGCGCTTCCGGGTGAGCGCGTCCCTGCCCTTCCTGGGCCCGCCGGTGCCCTGGGGCCGGCGCTTCGTGGCCATGCTGGGACAGGGCTCGCACTTCGCCCTGCTGCTGGCGGACGCGCATACCGGCGAGGCGGCCTGGACGTACGAGATGTCGCTCTCCCTGCCCTCGGCGCCGCTGCCGAGCGGAAAGCGGCTGTACGTGGCCGGAGAGCTCGAGGGCGAAGGCGTGCTGCTGTGCCTCGACGCGACGGGGCAGACGCGGTGGCAGCGGGCACTGCACATGGGACCAGGGCCGTTCGCGCTGGCGCGGCTGCCGGGCGGAGTGCTGGTGACGTCGGCGCTGGGCGCGGCGGCACGGCTGACCGAGGAGGGAGAAGTGGAGTGGCGCCTGGGCGCGGCGGGCGAGCAGCTCTCCCGGGCGCTGCCGCCCGTACTCTCACGAGGCGTCGTGCTGGTGGCGGGCGAGCGCGTACGCGCGGTGGATCCGGACAGCGGCAACGTGCTCGCGGAGGTGCGGGCCGGAGCGGGGCTGATGGCGCTGCAGGCCGACGCCCAGCTCAACCTCTACTTCCTGGACGAGCTCGGGACGATCTCCGCGTACAAGCTCGTGTCGCACTTCGCGGTGGTGGAGAATTGA